A single genomic interval of Plectropomus leopardus isolate mb unplaced genomic scaffold, YSFRI_Pleo_2.0 unplaced_scaffold9902, whole genome shotgun sequence harbors:
- the LOC121940928 gene encoding low choriolytic enzyme-like has protein sequence MIFLFYYQARRERDTIIRGLRSFAASTCIRFTPLNGQRDFVDIQSRSGCFSFVGRRGNAQVVSLSRQGCVFQQIIQHELLHALGFNHEQTRSDRDQHVRILLQNVIRGMEFNFRRIRTRNLGTPYDYNSVMHYGRFAFSRNRQPTIVPIPNPNVAIGRATQMSPTDILRINRLYRCNTRASKRDPEVSRGTVSSE, from the exons atgatttttttattttactatcaAGcccgcagagagagagataccaTCATCAGAGGCCTGCGATCATTTGCTGCATCCACCTGCATCCGTTTCACCCCTCTGAACGGACAGAGGGACTTTGTCGACATCCAGTCTCGCTCAGG GTGTTTCTCATTTGTAGGGCGTCGTGGTAATGCCCAGGTGGTGTCTCTGAGTCGTCAGGGCTGTGTTTTCCAGCAGATCATCCAACACGAGCTGCTCCACGCCCTGGGCTTCAACCACGAACAGACCCGGTCTGACAGGGACCAGCATGTTCGCATTCTGCTGCAGAACGTCATTCGAG GAATGGAGTTCAACTTCAGGAGGATCCGAACAAGGAATCTCGGCACTCCCTACGACTACAACTCTGTCATGCACTATGGACG GTTTGCCTTCTCCAGGAACAGGCAGCCAACCATCGTTCCCATCCCCAACCCCAATGTAGCCATCGGTCGGGCCACGCAGATGAGTCCGACCGACATCCTTCGAATTAACCGCCTCTATCGCTGCA